DNA from Leptotrichia trevisanii DSM 22070:
AGATTTTTATATTTAAAAATAAATATTTTTTCATTTGTTTATTGAAATTAAAATTCAAAAATGGTAATATAAAACTTAGATAATGTTTACAAAATATTTTGTTGTCAAAATATATCTAAACTTTTTTAATATTGAACTATTAAAATTAAATATTTTTTAGTTGAGTAAAATAATTATAACTTTTGAATTTGATTTTAAAGCGATTTTACTGTATTTTGATTTAAATTAAAATTATTTATAGAGAGAAGAAATATTATGAAAATAAAAGATTTATCAATTTTTTTGACAAAAGTTTCGTTATTTCAAGGATTAACCATTGAAGAAATTTCAGAATGTTTGGAAAAAATTGATTTTAAAATAGAAAAATATAAGAAAAATGAAACTGTATTTTTTCGTGGTGATACTTTGGAAAAAGTAATTATTATTATAAAGGGCTCTGCTTATGGGGAAATGCAGAAATTTAACGGAGATACAATTGTTATTGGTGAGATGAAGGCGGGGGAAGTTCTGGCTTCTGCATTTTTATTTGGAGAAAATAATATTTTTCCTGTTGATTTAATAACTTTGGAAAATTCTAAACTGCTTTTTTTTGATAAAGAAAAATACTTGGATATAATTCATTCAGATAAAAGACTTTTACTCAATTTCATAACTGAAATTTCAAATAAAAGTCAACTTCTTTCAAAGCGGATATGGTTTAATTTTACAAATAAAACAATTGAAGAAAAAATATTAAGCTATATAAAGGAAAATTCTAAAAATGGTAAAATTAAGTTTTTACCCAGTATTTCAGCTTTAGCAAAACGATTTGAAGTGACAAGGCCTGCCTTATCAAGAGAAATTTCAAATCTGTGTAAAAAAAATATTTTAACAAAATCAGAAAATAATGCCTATTTAGTAAATTTTTCAAATTTTTCAGAAAAGAATATTTGACATTTTCTCGTATAACAGTTATAATAATTAAGTAATGAAAGTCAATCAAATCATATATAAGATTTCTGATCTATTCGATACTAACAACGAATTTTTGGGCTTTACTCTATTTTAATGGGGTTATCCCTTTATAAATTGTTTCAGGAAAATCACGACGGCT
Protein-coding regions in this window:
- a CDS encoding Crp/Fnr family transcriptional regulator; protein product: MKIKDLSIFLTKVSLFQGLTIEEISECLEKIDFKIEKYKKNETVFFRGDTLEKVIIIIKGSAYGEMQKFNGDTIVIGEMKAGEVLASAFLFGENNIFPVDLITLENSKLLFFDKEKYLDIIHSDKRLLLNFITEISNKSQLLSKRIWFNFTNKTIEEKILSYIKENSKNGKIKFLPSISALAKRFEVTRPALSREISNLCKKNILTKSENNAYLVNFSNFSEKNI